GGTCGTCATCAAGTGGGTGGCCGGGCTCATGGGGCCGATCGCGATCCCGTTCATCCTGGGTCTGCTGCGACCGTTCCGTAAGTCCGGTCCGACGGCGGCGCTCACCAGTTGGGCCTGTGGTCTGCTCGCGTTCTTCTTCGTCAACTACAACCTGGACTTCTCCCAGCGCACCGATGTGAAGCTGGAGTACCAGGTCTCCGTCCCGATGGTCATCTCCCTCGTCCTGTACATCCTCATCGGCTTCCTGAAGCCCGAGGACACGCCGGAGCGGGACGCGATCATCGAGAAGATCAACACGGATGACGACGGGGACGGGGCCGCTGCCGCGGCGGTCCCGGCTCCGGCGGAGGCCGCGGACGGGGCGGGCACCGCCAGCCCGTCCGGCGTCTGAGAACCCTCCGCGGCCGGCGGTCGTACGGCTGCCGGCCGCCGGGGGCCTCGGGCGGGACCGTCCTTCGGCCGCGGGGCGGTGGGGGCGGGTCGCGCAGTTCCCCGCGCCCCTCAGGTGCGCGGGGAAGGCTATGCCCGCGGGTAACGGGCCAGCCAGCCCGGTGCGGAGCCGGACGGGCCGTGCAGGGCCGGGCCCTGGGTCATCTCCATGGCGAAGTCGTCCGCCAGGGCCAGCATCGTGGGACGGCCCTCCAGCTCGGCCAGCCAGGCAGGCGGGAGGGCCGTCTCGCCGTGCAGGGCGCCGAGCAGCCCCCCGGTGAGCGCGCCGGCGACACCGGAGGGCCCACCCTGGTTCACCGCGAGGCACAGACCGTGCCGGATGTCGTCCCCCACCAGCGCGCAGTACACGGCGACCGCGAGCAACCCCTCCGCCGTACCGTCCCCGGCGAGTTCCTCGACGCGCCCCGGCGTCGGCATCCCCTGCCGCACGGCCCCCAGCGCATGCTGGAGCGCGTCCGCGACGGGCTGCTGCCCCGGCCGCGCCGCGAGGATCGCGAGCGCCCGCTGCACGGCCCCGTCGAGGCTCTCGCCGCGGGCCAGCGCGTGCACGATGACGGCGTACGCGCCCGCCGCGAGGTACGCCGTGGGGTGCCCGTGCGTCTGCGCGGCGCACTCGACGGCGAGTTGCATCACGAGCTGCGGCTCCCAGCCGACGAGCAGCCCGAAGGGCGCCGAGCGGGCGGCGGCCTCGGGCCCGAGCTCGCCGGGGCTCTTGGGCGCGTCCAGCGTGCCCATGATGTCGTCGCCGAAGCCGATCAGGCACGCGCGGGCCGGGTCCCGGCGGGCGTACAGCCACTCCTCGCGGGCCAGCCAGCCGTCGTCCTTGCGGCGCTCGTCGGGGCCCCAGTCGCTCTGGGTGGCCGCCCAGCGGCGGTACGCCCGGTGGAGGTCGGTGGGCGGATGCCAGGCGCCGGTGTCACGGCGCACCTGGGCGCGTATCAGACCGTCGAAAGAGAAGAGGGTCAGCTGGGTGAGGTGGGTGACGGAGCCACGCCGGCCGTACCCGAAGGCGAGGTCGACCAGCCCCTCCGGGCCGTGGGCCTCCCGGATCCGCTCCAGGGTGAGCCCGTCGACCGGCGCCCCGAGGGCGTCCCCGACGGCCGCGCCCAGCAGGGTCCCACGTACCCGGCTACGGAAGTCCTGCTGCTCCGCACGGCCCCAGACGGCACCGGCTGTCGCACCCACCGAGACCTCCCCAGGCACCGTCCGTACGTCCGACAGCTCAGCACTGTAATCGACCGGGAACGGTCCGTTCAGGGGCCCGATCGGAATACGGAGTGCGGGTCAAGTGAACCCACCCGGTCAGGTTGCGAAGGCTCCCTCGACGATGTGGCCTAGGTGAGGGCCGGGATCCACTCGGTCCTCCGGGGAGGCCGACGGTCAGCCGTACTTGACACGCCTCGCTCCAGCCAGGCGTCGACGGAGCGCGCCAGGCGGTTCACATCTCGTTCGGTGAGCTACGGCAGCAACGTCGGCCCCGGCTGCGTCGAAACCGCCCTAGCCCCCGCCGCCACCGTCCACGGCCGCGACTCCAAGGACACCCAGCGCGCCCAACTGGCCTTCACCGGCGCCTCCTGGACGGAGTTCGTCAGTTCGGTCCGCCGCTGAGGCGGGCGCGC
This portion of the Streptomyces mirabilis genome encodes:
- a CDS encoding ADP-ribosylglycohydrolase family protein; its protein translation is MGATAGAVWGRAEQQDFRSRVRGTLLGAAVGDALGAPVDGLTLERIREAHGPEGLVDLAFGYGRRGSVTHLTQLTLFSFDGLIRAQVRRDTGAWHPPTDLHRAYRRWAATQSDWGPDERRKDDGWLAREEWLYARRDPARACLIGFGDDIMGTLDAPKSPGELGPEAAARSAPFGLLVGWEPQLVMQLAVECAAQTHGHPTAYLAAGAYAVIVHALARGESLDGAVQRALAILAARPGQQPVADALQHALGAVRQGMPTPGRVEELAGDGTAEGLLAVAVYCALVGDDIRHGLCLAVNQGGPSGVAGALTGGLLGALHGETALPPAWLAELEGRPTMLALADDFAMEMTQGPALHGPSGSAPGWLARYPRA
- a CDS encoding DUF397 domain-containing protein, yielding MSYGSNVGPGCVETALAPAATVHGRDSKDTQRAQLAFTGASWTEFVSSVRR